The nucleotide sequence GCGCGCGAGGCCGAAAATCTGCCGTCCGGTCACGTGATGGGAGTTGCGACGGTTCTCGCGACCGAATTGCTGGCCGAAAACGAATTTGCGGAGGCGGAGCCGATTTTGCGGGAGGTGGTCGCGTTCCGGGACCGAGAGGAACCCGACGCCTGGACCACATTCAACAGCCACAGCTTGCTCGGGGAGGCCCTCCTTGGACAGCAACGTTATGACGAGGCCGAACCCCGGTTGTTGGAAGGCTTTCGCGGTTTGCGAGACCGTGGGACAACCATTCCCGCCGACTTGCAGTTTCGTCTCGATGAAGCGCGCGACCGGGTGGTGCGACTTTACGAGGGCCTGGGGCGCACGGCCGAGGCGGACCGGTGGCGCTCGCTGCCATCGCAGCCCGGTGATGTGGCCGAGCCGACGGCAGACGACTCTGCTCAAGGTTAGGAACTGCCCGACTCCGCGATTCCGGTCTGCGCGATGGGAACGCCGTGTTGCCCGGTGTTGCGGCGGCGACGGCAGCAGACCCACCCCAGAACTCCGGCTCCGGCCATCGCTGCGTAGCTCGACGGCTCCGGCACGGCCGAGAGCGAGGCCGACCAATTCACGGTGCCTGCCCCGCTGAGCGTGCCGAAGTCACCGGATGACATTCCTAGATCGGCTAGTGATTTATCCGCGAAAAATAGCGACCCGGCTATACTTGTGCTAGGAGTAAACCCCGCTGGTCCGTATATGGAGCCATTGACCGCAAACCCGAATGAATCTCCGCTTGCCGAAGTGGCATCGACGCTCAGCCACGGCAAGTATCCAGAAACTGTAGAAAAGGCGGTCGACCATTCTTCATTATCCTGGCCCATAGCATAGAAATTAAACTCGGAGATGTTCGAATGTTGACCCGGAGTCGTCCACGACAAACCGGATACCGCCCAATTACCCGAATAGCTGGCGATGACATCGCCGCCGGTTTGATTGAAAATGATGGTTATCTGCGCACGCGCGGATAACGCGAAGAATAGTGAGATCAACAGCAACGCAGCCGCTAGAGGGCGTCGGCTATAACAGGTAGGTGAAACTTGGCAGGGGCGGGATTTAGATTTCATGAATGGCGGTGTTGAGTTTTCATTCAAAGGTCGAGGTCATGTGAATGGGGTTTCCTAGGTTCGTGTGGCGGTTGGTGTCTTAATATAAGATACTACAAGTTAATGTGTTAAACGTTTTGATCTGCTCGGCCTGCAAGTCGGTTGGGTCTTTGTCGGCCGATGATCGGAGAATGCTATGCACGCCTTCGCCGGGGTTTGTTCGCCGTTCCACTTTACGTAGGTGATTGGCGAGGGGGGAATGGTGGTGTGCTACTCACGCCCTTGGAAGGGTCGAGGGGAGCATGTCCATTCAACCTACGGTGCTCCAATTGGACGAATTCGCGTAAAGACTTTTCGCTGCTCCATCTGTTCGGTTTGACGGAGTTTAAAACGATCAACGTCACTGCCGACCGTGGCAGCGGTATGAGTATGAAGGATGGCCGAATCATGGGTCTCTGTATCCCAAAGCGGGATTTTGAGACCGAATCCGCCATCAATCCCCAAAAAAAATCCCGGCTCTACCGGGATTTTCCGATCGACCATCGGGCAATCAGCGATTGCCGG is from Synoicihabitans lomoniglobus and encodes:
- a CDS encoding PEP-CTERM sorting domain-containing protein; the protein is MSSGDFGTLSGAGTVNWSASLSAVPEPSSYAAMAGAGVLGWVCCRRRRNTGQHGVPIAQTGIAESGSS